The following proteins come from a genomic window of Pseudomonas sp. Z8(2022):
- a CDS encoding PolC-type DNA polymerase III: MESIAVIDFETTGVSPSQARATEIGVAIIEDGRIVDRYQSLMNSGAWVPPFIEQLTGISNAMLRQAPPSEQVMNEVADFIGERPLLAHNASFDQKFWDAELARVRRRRLQPFACSLLLSRRLLPEAPSHKLGNLNAWAGLPDTGRAHRALADAEMAANLTLHLFGLLRERHGRHQADHAFLCQLQSLSAAKVRALLATAS, translated from the coding sequence GAAACCACCGGCGTGTCGCCGAGCCAGGCGCGCGCCACCGAGATCGGCGTGGCGATCATCGAGGACGGGCGCATCGTCGACCGTTACCAGAGCCTGATGAACAGTGGCGCCTGGGTGCCGCCGTTCATCGAACAGCTGACCGGCATCAGCAACGCCATGCTGCGTCAGGCGCCACCGTCCGAGCAGGTGATGAACGAAGTGGCCGACTTCATCGGCGAGCGGCCGCTGCTGGCGCATAACGCCTCCTTCGACCAGAAGTTCTGGGACGCCGAGCTGGCGCGCGTGCGTCGCCGTCGCTTGCAGCCTTTTGCCTGTTCGCTACTGTTGTCGCGTCGCCTGCTGCCCGAGGCACCGAGCCACAAGCTGGGTAACCTCAACGCCTGGGCCGGGCTGCCGGATACCGGCCGCGCTCACCGTGCCCTGGCCGACGCCGAGATGGCGGCGAACCTGACCCTGCATCTGTTCGGCCTGCTGCGCGAGCGCCATGGCCGGCACCAGGCCGATCATGCCTTTCTCTGCCAGCTGCAGAGCCTCTCGGCGGCCAAGGTGCGGGCGTTGCTGGCCACTGCCAGCTGA
- a CDS encoding DEAD/DEAH box helicase gives MTFASLGLIEPLLRTLADLDYQTPTPVQSQAIPAVLKGRDLMAAAQTGTGKTASFALPLLQRLTLEGPQVASNSVRALVLVPTRELAEQVLQSFLAYGQNLPLSSYAVYGGVSINSQMMKLRKGVDVLVATPGRLLDLYRQNAVKFSQLQTLILDEADRMLDLGFARELDELFSALPKKRQTLLFSATFSDAIRQMAGELLRDPLSVEVSPRNAAAKSVRQWLIPVDKKRKNELFLHLLQERRWGQVLVFAKTRKGVDQLEQELLAMGVAADSIHGDKPQPSRLRALERFKAGEVQILVATDVAARGLDIDDLPLVVNLDLPINAEDYVHRIGRTGRAGSTGEAISLVCADEVDQLAAIENLTQQLIKRADEPDFIPDHRVPLTAVGGQVLKKPKKPKQKLIPGAGKAGGKGNIHLGRWFEEEDAKPKVKAVRKVPSFGSKPRGGKK, from the coding sequence ATGACCTTCGCTTCCCTCGGTTTGATCGAGCCGCTGCTGCGCACCCTCGCCGATCTCGACTACCAGACCCCGACTCCGGTGCAGAGCCAGGCCATTCCCGCCGTACTCAAGGGCCGCGATCTGATGGCCGCGGCGCAGACCGGCACCGGCAAGACCGCCAGTTTCGCCTTGCCGCTGTTGCAGCGTCTGACCCTGGAAGGCCCGCAGGTGGCGAGCAATTCGGTGCGTGCGCTGGTGCTGGTGCCGACCCGTGAACTGGCCGAACAGGTGCTGCAGAGCTTCCTGGCCTACGGTCAGAACCTGCCGCTTTCCAGCTATGCGGTGTACGGCGGCGTCAGCATCAACTCGCAGATGATGAAGCTGCGCAAGGGCGTCGATGTACTGGTGGCGACGCCGGGGCGACTGCTCGACCTGTACCGGCAGAACGCGGTGAAGTTCTCCCAGTTGCAGACCCTGATCCTCGATGAAGCCGACCGCATGCTAGACTTGGGCTTCGCCCGGGAACTGGACGAGCTGTTCAGCGCACTGCCGAAGAAGCGTCAGACTCTGCTGTTCTCCGCCACCTTCTCCGACGCCATCCGGCAGATGGCCGGTGAGTTGCTGCGTGACCCGCTGTCGGTGGAAGTCAGCCCGCGCAATGCCGCCGCCAAAAGCGTCAGGCAGTGGCTGATCCCGGTGGACAAGAAGCGCAAGAACGAGCTGTTCCTGCATCTGTTGCAGGAAAGACGCTGGGGGCAGGTGCTGGTATTCGCCAAGACGCGCAAGGGCGTCGACCAGCTGGAGCAGGAACTGCTGGCCATGGGGGTGGCGGCCGACTCGATTCATGGCGACAAGCCGCAGCCGAGTCGCCTGCGTGCGCTGGAACGCTTCAAGGCCGGCGAGGTGCAGATTCTGGTGGCCACCGATGTGGCCGCACGCGGTCTGGATATCGACGACCTGCCGCTGGTGGTCAACCTCGACCTGCCGATCAACGCCGAAGACTACGTGCACCGCATCGGACGCACCGGCCGCGCCGGCAGCACCGGTGAGGCGATCTCGCTGGTCTGCGCCGACGAGGTGGATCAACTGGCGGCGATCGAGAATCTTACCCAGCAACTGATCAAGCGGGCCGACGAACCGGACTTCATCCCCGATCACCGTGTACCGCTGACGGCGGTGGGTGGCCAGGTGCTGAAGAAACCCAAGAAGCCCAAGCAGAAGCTGATTCCCGGCGCGGGCAAGGCAGGCGGCAAGGGCAATATCCACCTTGGCCGCTGGTTCGAGGAAGAAGACGCCAAACCCAAGGTCAAGGCGGTGCGCAAGGTGCCGAGCTTCGGCAGTAAGCCCAGGGGCGGCAAGAAGTAG
- a CDS encoding VOC family protein has product MLRSVELKTFVPARDFTLSMDFYRAMGFKPGWSDDQMAYFSHGDHCAFLLQNFYVKEQAENFVMHMLVEEVDAWWQQIQTARLDERFGTRLIAPQDQPWGIREFMVFDPSGVLWRIGQNIQA; this is encoded by the coding sequence ATGCTGCGCAGCGTCGAACTGAAAACCTTCGTCCCGGCACGGGACTTCACCCTGAGTATGGATTTCTACCGGGCCATGGGCTTCAAGCCCGGCTGGTCGGACGATCAGATGGCCTACTTCAGCCACGGCGATCACTGCGCCTTTCTGCTGCAGAACTTCTACGTCAAGGAGCAGGCGGAGAACTTCGTCATGCACATGCTGGTGGAGGAAGTCGATGCCTGGTGGCAGCAGATCCAGACAGCGCGTCTTGACGAGCGTTTCGGTACGCGGCTGATCGCACCGCAGGACCAGCCCTGGGGCATACGCGAATTCATGGTGTTCGACCCCAGCGGCGTGCTCTGGCGAATCGGCCAGAACATCCAAGCCTGA
- a CDS encoding PAS domain-containing protein produces the protein MPAQIDIKEVHWLLDIVQCIDVGVVVLDRQYRVEVWNAFMENHSGLGPDQVQGRSLFELFPDIDRPWLQRKVESVVQLGTRAFSLWQQRPYLMRFKSYQPITGQADFMYQNVTLLPLAGQPVEHVCLVIYDMTAAAVAERAQSTS, from the coding sequence ATGCCCGCGCAGATCGACATCAAGGAAGTTCACTGGCTGCTGGATATCGTGCAATGCATCGACGTCGGCGTGGTGGTGCTCGACCGCCAGTACCGCGTCGAGGTGTGGAACGCCTTCATGGAGAACCACTCGGGTCTGGGGCCGGATCAGGTACAGGGCCGCTCGCTGTTCGAGCTGTTCCCGGACATCGACCGCCCCTGGCTTCAGCGCAAGGTGGAAAGCGTGGTGCAACTGGGCACCCGTGCATTCAGCCTGTGGCAGCAGCGCCCGTACCTGATGCGTTTCAAGAGCTACCAGCCGATCACCGGCCAGGCCGACTTCATGTACCAGAACGTCACCCTGCTGCCGCTGGCGGGTCAGCCGGTGGAACATGTGTGTCTGGTGATCTACGACATGACCGCTGCTGCGGTGGCGGAACGGGCGCAATCGACGAGTTGA